One genomic region from Dehalobacter restrictus DSM 9455 encodes:
- a CDS encoding chromate transporter, which translates to MATDLWNLFIVFFWASNLSYGGGPAMIPLIQAETVDNHHWLTNAQFADTIAMANALPGPLGTKVAAYLGYQVASWPGAIVALLATILPTVLVLIVLGGILKNMRIPVI; encoded by the coding sequence ATGGCAACCGATTTGTGGAATTTGTTTATCGTTTTTTTTTGGGCGAGCAACTTGTCCTATGGCGGCGGGCCGGCGATGATTCCGTTGATTCAGGCAGAGACCGTTGATAATCATCACTGGCTGACCAATGCGCAGTTTGCCGATACCATTGCCATGGCAAATGCGCTTCCCGGGCCGCTTGGAACCAAAGTAGCAGCCTATCTCGGCTATCAGGTTGCTTCCTGGCCGGGAGCGATTGTCGCCTTACTGGCAACGATCCTGCCTACAGTACTTGTATTGATTGTCTTAGGCGGTATCTTAAAAAATATGCGAATTCCAGTAATCTAA
- a CDS encoding DUF4349 domain-containing protein — translation MSEDKIKAMWEEDGDLMRLKKFFGYVYQDDGLKERIKDKTRGKILDSVKNQPLENMTFVAAETSTGINNETNKEASTEKSTPVQQAALKANRFGTLVARIRNKLLYGNKKAFVLIGCVAVIVLAVGLGLNGILMDDGWHEQVNWQQASSLNAAKDMVDEPAASPDAGVAVESGGGVADSRNTLSPSFAGSAAQKKSSENSVPGGSAAYDFSRQKIIYSLDVFMKADDVAAAAKAIEEKTEALGGYIAESTRSNYDNSVTAFLSLRIPAKQFQTFQDSIPHFGTIVNQHQYTEDVSTAYFDTETRLRSWEAQEQRYLEILEKANSVEDILKIENSLVTVRQEIESLKGQLKYYDNRVEYSTVTINIEQAQSNLTVKDPWQPISLNNTLIAVKNALIKTISFLWNALNYVLVFIGYALPVLAVLLLIWLVCRIIRKRRMLSEKSFRRNKEDEE, via the coding sequence ATGTCTGAAGATAAAATAAAAGCCATGTGGGAAGAAGATGGTGATCTCATGCGTCTTAAGAAATTTTTCGGTTATGTCTATCAGGACGATGGTCTTAAGGAGCGGATCAAAGATAAAACCCGAGGAAAAATTTTGGATTCTGTTAAAAATCAGCCGCTGGAAAACATGACGTTCGTGGCTGCTGAAACAAGCACGGGAATCAACAATGAAACCAATAAGGAAGCCAGCACCGAAAAGAGTACTCCGGTTCAGCAAGCAGCTTTAAAGGCGAACAGATTTGGAACGTTGGTAGCCCGGATAAGAAACAAACTTCTCTATGGCAATAAAAAAGCGTTTGTGTTGATCGGCTGTGTCGCTGTTATCGTTCTGGCCGTTGGTCTTGGCTTGAATGGAATCCTGATGGATGATGGTTGGCATGAACAGGTTAATTGGCAGCAAGCATCTTCATTGAATGCCGCAAAGGACATGGTTGACGAACCTGCAGCGAGCCCTGATGCTGGTGTTGCGGTTGAATCTGGAGGAGGAGTAGCTGACTCCCGTAACACGCTTTCTCCCTCGTTTGCAGGATCTGCTGCTCAGAAAAAAAGTTCGGAGAATTCGGTTCCGGGTGGATCTGCAGCCTACGATTTTTCCCGGCAGAAGATCATCTATTCGCTCGATGTTTTTATGAAGGCAGATGATGTCGCCGCTGCGGCAAAGGCTATCGAGGAGAAAACCGAGGCCCTTGGCGGATATATCGCCGAATCAACCCGTAGTAATTATGACAACAGCGTGACGGCTTTTCTCTCCTTAAGAATACCGGCCAAACAATTCCAAACGTTTCAAGACAGTATTCCCCACTTCGGCACCATCGTCAATCAACACCAGTATACCGAAGATGTATCCACGGCTTATTTTGACACCGAAACTCGTTTGAGATCTTGGGAGGCTCAGGAACAACGGTACTTGGAAATTCTCGAAAAGGCGAATTCCGTCGAGGACATTCTGAAAATTGAAAATTCCCTGGTTACAGTCCGTCAAGAGATCGAAAGTCTGAAAGGGCAGCTCAAATACTATGACAACCGGGTGGAATACTCAACGGTTACCATCAATATTGAGCAAGCCCAGAGTAACTTGACGGTTAAGGATCCCTGGCAGCCCATATCGCTGAATAATACCTTGATTGCCGTAAAGAATGCTTTGATCAAGACCATAAGCTTCCTCTGGAATGCGCTCAACTATGTGCTGGTCTTCATCGGCTATGCGCTGCCGGTATTGGCGGTTCTGCTGCTGATCTGGCTGGTCTGCCGGATCATTAGAAAACGCAGGATGCTTTCGGAGAAAAGTTTTAGACGAAATAAGGAAGATGAAGAATAA
- a CDS encoding chromate transporter, protein MKVLWDLFIAFFRASNFSFGGGPAMIPIIQNETVHKYQWLTSEDFTNVVAISNSLPAPIATKLAGMIGHRVKGWSGALAAIIGAVLPTALIMIFLGHLLINYADSPALQAMLKGVRPVVVVLLAQSALQMGQSAFKDKATWVLGIAAFAMMLIWPGLNPAFLVVISMILGIFIFKKKFESENISK, encoded by the coding sequence ATGAAAGTGCTTTGGGATTTATTTATTGCTTTTTTTAGAGCCAGCAATTTTAGTTTCGGCGGTGGACCGGCCATGATCCCGATCATCCAGAATGAAACGGTGCACAAGTATCAGTGGCTCACCAGTGAAGATTTTACAAACGTTGTGGCCATATCCAATTCTTTGCCGGCACCGATCGCGACGAAACTGGCCGGAATGATCGGACATAGAGTCAAGGGTTGGAGCGGGGCGCTGGCTGCAATCATTGGCGCTGTTCTGCCAACGGCGCTGATCATGATATTTTTGGGTCACCTGCTGATTAACTATGCTGACTCACCTGCACTGCAGGCTATGCTGAAAGGGGTCAGACCTGTCGTTGTGGTGCTTTTGGCTCAATCGGCACTGCAGATGGGTCAGAGTGCCTTTAAGGATAAAGCGACCTGGGTCCTGGGGATCGCAGCTTTTGCCATGATGCTGATTTGGCCCGGACTGAATCCGGCATTTCTGGTTGTCATTTCCATGATTCTGGGGATATTCATTTTTAAGAAAAAGTTTGAATCAGAAAATATTTCTAAATAA
- a CDS encoding RNA polymerase sigma factor, whose protein sequence is MNQTEVSFDEIYEELFPSVYRFVCLRIPSSEIEDVTSEVMAKVWRSLAGFEGRSSLKCWALKIASNYIADFYRGRKQVNMIPITEEIQDANNSRDYGEDLGTVLSVSNTLSQLTEHQIAVIQLRLIDGFSASETATILGTTQQAVDSLLYRAKKSFRTAYQAEVAGGEC, encoded by the coding sequence ATGAATCAAACCGAGGTATCATTTGATGAAATCTATGAGGAACTATTCCCGTCTGTTTACAGGTTTGTCTGTCTGAGGATTCCTTCATCAGAAATTGAAGATGTTACTTCCGAAGTCATGGCTAAGGTCTGGAGATCACTGGCCGGTTTTGAGGGAAGAAGCTCTTTGAAGTGCTGGGCGTTAAAAATTGCTTCGAATTATATTGCGGATTTTTACCGGGGCAGGAAACAGGTTAATATGATTCCGATTACAGAAGAGATCCAGGATGCAAATAATAGCAGGGATTATGGGGAGGACCTGGGTACTGTCCTTTCTGTAAGCAATACCCTTTCTCAGTTGACAGAACATCAAATAGCTGTGATTCAATTACGGCTGATCGATGGATTCAGCGCATCCGAAACGGCGACAATTCTCGGTACCACGCAACAGGCGGTAGACAGCCTGCTCTACAGGGCCAAAAAAAGTTTCCGGACAGCCTATCAGGCGGAAGTGGCTGGAGGTGAATGCTGA